One Terriglobia bacterium genomic window, GTCAAAGACGATTCCAGGCTGCACGGCATCGTTTGAGTCCGGCGAAGGAGAAGGCATTCCGGTCGTTTTTGGAAACAAGGTTGTCGCGACAATCTCTGTGGACCGCCGTGAAGTTCCGTTCAACGAAGAGGAAATGCGCTGGGTCCATGTCGTTGCGGAGAAAATCGCGCCGGTTCTCAGCAATGCGGTGGCCCTGGAAACAGCGCGCCGCGACGCAACCGTCGACAAACTGACGGGTCTGGCAAACCGCCGCGCTTTCGAAATGGTTACGGGAACACTGGGGCAGGATTTCTCGATTGTGCTGATCGACGTGAACGGATTCAAAGGCGTCAACGATAATTTTGGACACGCTGCCGGCGATGCGGCTCTCGCTCGAATCGGCGTCCATCTGCGCTCCGCATTCCCCGACGCGCAACTGACCTGCCGTTTTGGCGGCGATGAATTCCTTGTCCTGAGCCTGGTGGATCCGAAAGTCCTCCACATGCAGATTCGCAACTTCCGCCGGATGGTCGTCTGGGATCCGGCGCACGTGCGATATCGCAGATTTCTGTTCGGCGTGAGTTGCGGCCTGGCAACTGTTCCACGAGATGCGTGCGATCTTGAGCATGCGATGGAACGGGCCGACGAACGAATGTATGCAATAAAAGCCCGATACAAACAGTCGGCTTCGCACGGAGTCGCCGCAACGCATTAGGTTTATTGCTGATGGCCAATCCTGGCTTGACGTTGCTATCATATTGCACTTCATGAAGAGCGGCGACGATCTCCTGTCCTCATTTGACAGGTCCTGGAAAGAGTTCTCCGAAGCCTGGAAAAAAGCGCGGTCGAAGACCTCCGAAAAATCCATTCACGATCTCCGTGTCAAGACACGGCGATTCATTGCGGTATTGGAACTGGCGAACGCCTTGCCGGGCCAGGATGGGGTTGCCGGTCTGCAACGCCGTCTGAAGAAGGTCCTCAAACGCATGGGTCCGCTTCGAGATCTGCAGGTCCAGCTGGAAAATGTTTCTCAAATCCCGCAGGCGGCTGCTATTTCCGATTTCAAGAACCGTCTCGAACGCCGTGAGCGGCAGGAAATCAAGCGGATTCCGGACGAGTTGAAGCGCGGGACGAAACTTCGGCTGGCAAAGAATGTGAAGCATGTGCTCTCCGGGTTGGACGATGCAGGCCGGCCGGAGAATGGCCGCATCTTGCATTCGGTCGAACGTGTTATCGCGGCCCGCCGCAACGAATTCCTGAGAGCCGAGCGCCGCTTCCAGCGCGAACAGCCGGTGAACGAAGAGGCTTTGCATGACATGCGGATCGCCCTCAAAAAGATGCGCTATGTCGTGGAAGCAGCCTCACCGGTGCTTGGTCCGTCGGCAAAGCAGCGTGCCCGCCAGATGCGCATGTTTCAAAAGCTCATGGGCGACAGCCGGGACCTCGAGATGCTCCGCGCTGAGCTCGAGAAGTGGGCAAAGAAAAAAGGACGGAAAATCGCGATCGTGCCTGCGCTGGAACGCCTTGAGGAGAAGAGGCAGGGGTTGATCCGGAAGATCGTCACATCCGCGCCCAGATTCGACAAGCTATTCGGGACGGAACGCGCAAAACCGGTCGCCGAAACGACGCGAGCTGTGGACGCCCGCGTTCCCGCTTCTACGTCCTCGCGGCCTGAGAGTGGCGAACGTCCTGCCCCTCGACTAAAAAGATAACCATCTCTGGCGCTCGCGTTCCGGCATAAAGGAGGTGCTGCAAATCAGCTGAGCAACGTTTCAAATTTGTAACAACTTAGTGAAATTTGGACGAGATGAACGGCAAGACGATAGAAATGGCAATCAGAATGATGATGATCCATTCCATGACCTCCATCCGGCGGCTGACGACCTGGTCCGAGATCTTCTCATAGATGCTTTCGAGCGTTTCCAGTTTCCTGAGGATGCTGGCATCCCATTCCGTCAGGTGAAATCGTTCGGCGGTCAGCCGGTAAACGCGCGCCAGATACTGGTCGCCGAGCAGCTTCAGGGCGTTATTGACGCCCTCGAAAAGGATCGCGCTGTCGACCTGCCACTGCGAGATCTCGCGCAGGTCCGCGAGATTCGAGCGCGATGGAAACCATTTTCGGGAGCGTTTCAACAGCCTCTCGTAGGCGAGTCCAAGCGCCTCATCGAGACGCTGATCGAGAAACCGCATCTCGAGCAACTCCACGTTTGCAAACTCGAGGATTGTGAGAATGTCTTCAGGGTCTTTGTCGACCACCAGGGCGGCGTTCCAATCCACCAGGACAATGTCGTCTTTCCCGAATGAAATACGATGCGATAGCGCATCGCGCACTTCGTCTTCCGAGAGCTCACGCGCTTCCGCGCGCAGAATCTGCGCAAGCTGCTGGGCATAACCGCTGATCAGTTCGGCAATAGCGATCGCTTCGGTAAAGCCGTCGATTTGAAAAATGACGTAATCTTCGACGAATGGGGAAATGTTGGCCTTCGAAACAGCGCCCTGGATCACCTTGAGCAGATCTTCCACCCTTCGCCGCGAGTCGTGCAGAAGCAGCTCGTTTTCATACAGCCTCTCACTCAACGAAAGGAGGGCCGAACTATCGCCTGCGACGGCGACCCGGTAAATCACGCTCACCGCGCCGAAGTCGTAGACGATCAGGTCGACCTGCGGCTCGGTCGCGAATCTTTCGTCGAGACGCAGCGACTCGGCCTGCTGGCTGATGCCGAGCGGAGCAGGCCGGTAGTCGAAGTATTTCGGGGCGCGCCGCTTGTGTCTGATCGTTTCACGTTTTGCGGAAGTGAGCCTCCGTTCGGTCTCGCTCAGGTCGATCGACAGCCCGATGTCATAGGCGAAAATACTGAGACACCTTCCCCGCGAAATCGAAGCCATATGAAATCATTTCATCGGGTTGCACGGCATAGCAAGCATTTGCCCGCCTGCTTGTAACAAAAGAATCAACATTGTGTACGAAAACATTCATGAGCCGCCGCTAGAATCGAGCTTCGCTGGTCAGACTCGCGCCTATGACGAAGATATTATGATTGTAGTTCTGCTCCCCACCCACGACATGCCTGATGTCGCTGTGCATATTGCACCCCGCCAATTTCTCCTCGCACCTGGCATTGACGAAGCTGGTCTTCAGATCCGTCAGGTGATCGACCTGCCATACGATGTTTCCATGGACGGTGTCGATGCGGAACAGTCTGGTAATTCCATCCGCATTACCGCTGCCTTGGCCTAATCCCGGGAATGGGGAACCGAGGATTTTCCCTCTGGTTCCCCATTCTCATTAAAGACCCAGTTATCGGCTCTTGAAGAGGGGATTTAAGCCGCAGATTACGCGGATGACGCAGATGGGGGTGCATTCCAAGTCGTCTTCTTGCGCCCCCCATCTGCGTCATCCGCGTAATCTGCGGCTAAGCAACTTTGACGGAGCAATGATCATGGGCAGTATAGGTTAGGGCAGATAAAAACGCATCGAGGTCCACCACATATTGTCGACACCCCTGGCGTTGCCGCCGGGATTGGTCGCCCCGCCGGCGCCCGACCACAGATCGCGCTCCCAGCGGCTGTAATTGAGCCCCATCCGGAAGCGGCCCTTGGGACCATCGTAGAAGTTGTGCCAGAAGCCAGCGATGAGCTCCTGCGTGTCCTTATTGTTGCCGGCGCAAGTGCCGGTACCGGCGGGAGAAAAGCTGCCGCCAGGAACACCTTCTGTCGTACAGCCACTCATGTTGGCGCTGGGCAGGCCATAGCCCGACGTGCCGCTACTCTGAAGATTGCGGCCCACATAGTCAGCGCCGTAATTCACGTAGAGAGTCAACGGCTTAATGGGATTCACCTCGATCGTGCCCAGTGCCGACCACGTGTGCAGCAGGGCCATCGTTCCATTTGCTCTGAAGGTGGTATCCGCTATGGTCGAGTCGCCCATGCGGCCCGTGCCATCGCCGTAGAGCCCTTTCAGGCCGATGCTGAGCTTTTTTTTGGCCAACGGCACGCGGAAACCGCCGCCGATGCCACCTCCGGCCACTTTGTCGTTATACGCTCCGGCCGAGTTCGCGGGAGCATTTGGATAGACGCGGTTTCGGAAGGAGCGCTCCACGCCGAAGATTTCCCAGTGTCCCCAGCCAGGCTCGAAGGCCATTTTGACAACGAGCTCCGGGGCAAGGTTGAAGGAGTAGTTCGCGTTCAAGTTGTAGAGGCCGCCGCCCACGCCGGCGGAGCCGATGAACTGGTTCGCCGGTCCGCTGCCGCCGGGAAGAATCTGATCGTTTTCCAGCGAAAAACCGAACCAGAACTTATTGCTGACGTTCTTGGCGACACGGAAGCCGTACTGGCGGTTCCACACGAAGCCCGCCATGTACTGCGGGTCGATGGTGGCCGGCAGGATCTCGGTGGCGTTGTCCAGACCATGCGTGGTTTCCGTTGTCAGCGACCACATCTGGCCGCCGCTGATGTTCCAGCCGTTGGTGAAGGCTGCGCGCGCCCAGAGTTGCCGCTGGCGAACCACATAGCTGTTCGACTGGTTGGCGTTCGAAGTAGTGCCGGTGCCGAGCCAGTCCATCTCGTAGTATGCGGTCATTTCCACGTTGTTCAGCTTGCCGATACCCCT contains:
- a CDS encoding CHAD domain-containing protein; this translates as MKSGDDLLSSFDRSWKEFSEAWKKARSKTSEKSIHDLRVKTRRFIAVLELANALPGQDGVAGLQRRLKKVLKRMGPLRDLQVQLENVSQIPQAAAISDFKNRLERRERQEIKRIPDELKRGTKLRLAKNVKHVLSGLDDAGRPENGRILHSVERVIAARRNEFLRAERRFQREQPVNEEALHDMRIALKKMRYVVEAASPVLGPSAKQRARQMRMFQKLMGDSRDLEMLRAELEKWAKKKGRKIAIVPALERLEEKRQGLIRKIVTSAPRFDKLFGTERAKPVAETTRAVDARVPASTSSRPESGERPAPRLKR